In Mytilus trossulus isolate FHL-02 unplaced genomic scaffold, PNRI_Mtr1.1.1.hap1 h1tg000128l__unscaffolded, whole genome shotgun sequence, one DNA window encodes the following:
- the LOC134700288 gene encoding KRAB-A domain-containing protein 2-like, which produces MHYQDHLTKFSVLRALKSKRAAEVGYQLLDIFLLFGAPHILQSDNGREFTAHIITELKSLWSELVIVHGRPRHPQSQGSVERANADIKEMLISWMNDNDTRQWSEGLRFVQFQKNRSYHRVIDQSPYHALFGSDPKIGLSSSSLSKELLPNLENEEDLEKVFKEVSEEDSEIEIDGTDENTDAESVESERELLTILDQQLQLLK; this is translated from the coding sequence ATGCACTATCAAGATCATCTTACCAAATTTAGCGTGCTTAGAGCTCTGAAATCTAAGAGAGCTGCTGAAGTTGGGTATCAATTACTTGACATTTTTCTTCTCTTTGGTGCACCCCATATCCTCCAAAGTGATAATGGAAGAGAGTTCACTGCACATATAATTACTGAACTGAAATCGTTATGGTCAGAATTAGTAATAGTTCATGGGCGACCAAGACATCCCCAAAGTCAAGGGTCTGTAGAAAGAGCAAATGCAGACATTAAAGAAATGCTCATATCATGGATGAATGACAATGACACAAGACAGTGGTCTGAAGGTTTGCGCTTCGtgcaatttcaaaaaaatagatCATATCACAGAGTAATTGATCAATCGCCTTATCATGCTCTGTTTGGTTCTGACCCAAAGATAGGTTTATCTTCATCTTCTTTGTCCAAGGAACTTTTGCCAAATCTTGAAAATGAGGAAGATCTGGAAAAAGTGTTTAAAGAGGTTTCAGAGGAGGACAGTGAAATTGAGATTGATGGAACGGATGAAAACACAGATGCTGAATCGGTAGAGTCAGAAAGAGAACTTTTAACGATTCTGGATCAACAACTACAACTATTGAAGTAG